CTTATAAATATGTTGGCCAAGACATATGTTAGCTTtcattttgcttttgctttcattttgttttttcattttcgttTCTTATatcttgcttttgcttttgatgCATAGTTTGAAAGCTTCTGGATCATAATATGAATTCCGGTGTGTGTGCAGTGTGTGCAGTGTTTGTGCATTTCAAATTCTCAAGCGTGATGATATTGACTAAACATGTAGATTTTACACTGCTTTTGTGCCATGCAGTACCGACATTCTATGTGGCCTCTTAGCTAATGATACAATCACATTATATGAACTTTAATTAGTTTTCATGCCACAGTTTCAATTTCTTTGCTTTGTTTGGAAATTTGTGCGTTTATCTTCGGAGCACTTAGTCGATTTAGCTTGCAGTTTAACTATTGAGGATTCTTAATGTATTTTGGTTTTACCTGGATTCCATTTCTGTGATTGCCACCCTTAGTCGATGGTATTATCTTTACAATGGATTTAAATTGGGGATTTGGAGAATCTAATAACAAAACTGAATTATATGTTCCAtgcttttcattttcattttgggttaaaaagTTGGAGTTGTGGATCAGGATTTTTCTTTATTGAACTATAAGTTTGTGCTTAGGAGACTATCTGAAACTGCATAAATTTGTTTGCATAGgaactttgttttttcttttcgttgtAATCTGTTTTGTTAAAGGTGATGATAAAGATTTatcaatattgtttgtttagagTTAGGTGGAAATTGGAAGGGAGTAAATTGTGATCGTTTATCCAGCATTTGATAAAATTGGGGAAATAATGTTAATGGTTTGCAGATGCTTAGGAGATTGTATGGGGCtgcttaaattttatatattcaaTTGCATAGAGGCGACCTGACATACACAACCATGGTCAGATTGCCACCCTTAGTTTGTGGTATTATCTTTACAACACGTTCAAATTGAGGATTTAGAAAATctaataataaaacagaaataCATGTTCCatgctttttgttttcattttgggTTAAAAGGTTGGAGCTTTGGATGGGATTTACTTTATTACCCTATAATTTTGTGCTCTGGACACCATCTTGGGAGTCTTAACATGATTGTTCTTCTATTTCATAGATTCAAAATGTGTATAGTATCTCATTTAATTGGTGTACCTTTACTCATTTAACTCAAATTTAATAAGATTTGGTCCTCCAATTTAATAATGCATTCATTCTTCAATGTGTGAGTGTATGTGTATGCAGTGTATGTGAGTGCATGCAGTGTGTGCAGTGTGTCACTTGGGCCATTGGCTTTTTGAGGTATGTTCATTTATAGAGATTTTGTAACTATATTGTTGAATTTTTAATGTATGCTTGGATTTTAAAGGAGCACCGTATTTATGGGTTGTTGTACGATTCTAGGGAGATAAGGAGAGGGGATTGAGAGGTCATGCTAAGGAGAGTATATTACTTGCCACTGAGGAATATACTTCATATAATAGCAATGTGATGATGTGTGGCATGCTTTAACTAAGGGATATTTTTGTGTAGTAAGAAAGCCATATAGAgtcacatttttgtttttgtttgtttttgtttttttttttttttttttttttggatttggtaACTGAAATTTTATGTGTGAACTACATGTTTCTTCAGGAAACATAACTTTTTTGGAAACCATCTATTTCTAATCAAAGACATTCAGTTTCTTCCTGCTCATTGTACAATGTGTTTATATGCCAGCTCacttgaatgtatataaaaaaaaattgcttatcTTATCAATCTCATTCACTCATGTATCCCTCTGTTTGTTCATAATTGTGTTGAATTTATTCAACTTAAATGTGTTTCATTCATCCGATTACACCTGAACAACAGGTTCCCGCAGCAACTCGCGAGCATATTTTCTCGTTGGATCTAGACTAACTATGGCAAAAAATCATGGGTGAAGCTTACTATTACACAAAGTTCTAAAAGGTGTTAGGCGCTAATCAGGAGATGAGTAAGGGCTTAGTGACTAGTTGTCTAACCAGGGTCTAGGAGGGAGTTTAGGAggattttaggttttaaatttattatagaacattaaataaatgtctacttataaataattgtattcaaatacataaattgcaaaatcaaatgatatataattaaaaagtaCTAGAACGTATTGAAAGTGTTAAAAATAAGTATATAATTAGTGTTCATCTAGGTATCCATCTAGTCtctcataatttattgaaaaaataaaatacaaaatggaagttatttattttctgcccAAATGAAAGTCGCGACATAGGCGAGCGCCTAGGTGGGCGCCTAGACAAGTCTAGacatcatttctttttcttttctttttttttaacgcATAGGGATTAATCGTAGTGCTGACAAgtcccatctctctctttccttcattccaaatttccaacaaaaataaaaatgataaataaaatggGAGGTGGTATTGGAGAAATGTTTTTAGGGTTATCGAAGATACAAGttatgtgttttattattttacgtTAATGTACAATAAGAGTGGACTACAAGGTCGATATGCACAATTTTTAGGATATATTaagtaaaatataaattcaCGTGTCACAGTTGGAGTGAAATTGTGTTAAGTACACCAAAAACTTGCTACTTTTATTCATGATGTAAAATGGTTATTTTCCACTTTTTCCTTATATTCGAAATATTAATTTCCACACGTCCTACTTTATTTTCagacacttttttaattttctaatacCTGCTTGCTTTTCTTCAAATCAAAACTCAcctaataaaataaagatatgtTAAGACGACCAaatttttgaacaaaatttataaattaaatgatgtgtcaccaataagaacaAAAGACGTTAAGCGATACTTAgttaataatctaattatctataaccacattatttgatttacaattttaattttcttaccaTTATCCATAAAATAAAGATGAGAGCtgacataaaaaataataaataaaaatgaactcaaaaagccaaaaagggtaagaaggTGATAAATTATCTAACATAATTCTCTCCGGATCTTTTTGGTGAGGATCGTGAGAATTCGTGAATCGTAtacattcatcgtacatcgtacgatcagtttttttcaagtattgtttatgtttaattttaaataaaattatttaaaattattttttaccgtacaatatacgatgaacaaatgTTATTTACATATCTTTAGAATCCTTATCAAGAGGATCAGATGAAGATCCGgatttgtaaattaaaaagaaGCACAAAAAACCCTTTTACCAATAAAAGTACAGAAAATCTGTTCCCGGACTCGGATTCTAGCAAAATCTTCATATGATTCTGCCACGTGTTCACTCCAATAAAGTATGACACACCGCGGCTCCTCCGACAACCTCTCAGACTCAGCTTCTGTCGTTCTGGAAGACGCTGACTTGATTTCCGCGAtcacgaagaagaagaagcataagcagcagcagcagcagcagcagcagcgatGCATCCGATAAATGCGATCATGATGACTCGGATGCTGACTCGCAACTCGGGCCTCGAATCGGGGATGGGCGCCATCCCATTCGGATCCGCCTGGTGGTTCATTTACGCCGGCCTCTCCTGTTTCTTCGTCATCTTCGCCGGTATAATGTCCGGCCTAACCCTAGGCCTCATGTCCCTCGGCCTCGTCGAGCTCGAGATTCTGCAGCGCAGCGGCTCCCCCACCGAGAAGAAACAAGCAGGTTCGTTCGCCTCCATGTCGGTTCTCGCCGATTCCTGAATTTCTGTTTCGTCTCGCTCGTAGTTGGCCGAatttttctgaaatttttgtgttttttgctTTCAGCTGTTATATTGCCGGTGGTTCAGAAGCAGCATCAGCTGCTCGTCACTTTGCTACTGTGTAATGCGGCTGCTATGGAGGTGAGTGGCACTCCAATTTTAAGAATTGCAGCGGTTTTCGTTGTCAATGCGTTTTCTTTCAGATCGGATTGGTTTTgcgaaaattaaattgaatctgGTATAAGAATATCGATGTTATTCAATGCCGAATGTGTATCCAATTGAAAGTTCTCATTTAGCATTTAAAGTTTGAACATTCAATGTCAGCTATTAACTTTCATGTTTACAATCTGCAGGCCCTTCCGATATATTTGGATAAACTTTTCAATCAGTATGTTGCTATAATTCTCTCTGTGACTTTTGTCCTGTTTTTCGGAGAGGTTTGTTGTATCCTAATTTTCCACTGATTTAGCTCCTTGGTTTTGACATTTACACTGGGCATGATTAGCTTGAATTCGAATTGATTTGCTTGTTTATTATGATCTTACAGGTTATTCCACAAGCAATATGTACTAGATACGGACTCGCTGTAGGTTCAAACTTTGTGTGGCTTGTGAGGATTTTAATGGTGGTTTGCTATCCAATTGCTTATCCAATTGGCAAGGTAAAGTCTGTGGCTAGAAATTGAAAGTTCTTTTTAATATCATTTCTGCACCTTGTCATGTACTAGCAAATTATCGGTGATGCGCTTTGATTTGGCATCTACTTGTTGACACTAAGAAACTTACGTATTCCAGATCTTGGACTGTGTTCTTGGGCATAATGAAGCATTATTTAGGCGAGCTCAGTTAAAAGCCCTTGTCAACATCCACAGCCAggaggtaaagtgaataattcAGAATCAATATGTAACTTGGGTAAAACTATTTGATTGTGCAAGGAAACTAAAACAGTAATATATGGTAATATTATTCTTGATTTGCTCTTTTAAAAAGTTGCCTTCTGTTAATCCCACGTATAGGAGGGCAAGGGAGGTGAGCTTACACACGATGAGACAACGATAATTAGTGGAGCACTTGATTTAACTGAAAAGGTACACTTCGTAGTGAAACTGCCTTTCTTTTGGATGCTCAACTGTTGTGGTTTCCTTGTTATTGTGATTTCTAGAATATTACCCCTTCAATGTATACAAAATGAATAGGATTTGCCACTGAGATGTTTATTATTATCTGTACTTGcttatttattttctaatttaagCTGACAATGTTAAGTTTACCCTTAATTTGAGTAGAACAATTAGCAACTAGTAGAATCTTAATCATGTAGATAAAACTCATGATATTGGACTGTGAATGGTCTTCAGCAGAAAATTTTTAGGAGCTTGCTTTGTATGttgtttttctatttcattCTTGCTCTTAATTGATACAAATCTTGAAAGATATCATGCAATGAGAAATCAAAttcaacctttttatttttattttgttctcatTTATCAACAGACGGCTGAGGAGGCTATGACTCCTATTGAATCAACGTTTTCCTTAGATGTCAATTCAAAATTGGACTGGTAAGCTTCGGTCCTTAAAAATTCATGTTTCGCCTTCTCAATTAACTGTCCCTTTGGTGCTTGTAAGAATCACATGTATGTTATGCTGCCAACATCCTTTGTCAGGAACAATTAAAATCATCATAACGAAGGAGTGTGCTAAATGAATAGAATTAGAAGCCAACCTTCCAACTAAGAACTTTTCATGATGTTCTATTAACTTTCAGAAAGATAACCGGTCATTGTTCTCTTTCTACTATCTTgttattttgt
This Pyrus communis chromosome 6, drPyrComm1.1, whole genome shotgun sequence DNA region includes the following protein-coding sequences:
- the LOC137736822 gene encoding DUF21 domain-containing protein At4g14240-like isoform X1, with translation MHPINAIMMTRMLTRNSGLESGMGAIPFGSAWWFIYAGLSCFFVIFAGIMSGLTLGLMSLGLVELEILQRSGSPTEKKQAAVILPVVQKQHQLLVTLLLCNAAAMEALPIYLDKLFNQYVAIILSVTFVLFFGEVIPQAICTRYGLAVGSNFVWLVRILMVVCYPIAYPIGKILDCVLGHNEALFRRAQLKALVNIHSQEEGKGGELTHDETTIISGALDLTEKTAEEAMTPIESTFSLDVNSKLDWEAMGKVLARGHSRVPVYSGNPKNIIGLLLVKSLLTVRPETETPVSAVSIRRIPRVPADMPLYDILNEFQKGSSHMAAVVKPKTKSKAPLPTIDGKKDEGNGDTGTDFQLTTPLLSKQDGKPDSVVVDIPRLPRPHSHRHKETFSSHSDGATNGLPQVSEDIEEGEVIGIITLEDVFEELLQEEIVDETDEYVDVHKRIRVAAAVAASSVARAPSLRRLNVNKGPATGQNVGQKVSKD
- the LOC137736822 gene encoding DUF21 domain-containing protein At4g14240-like isoform X2; the encoded protein is MHPINAIMMTRMLTRNSGLESGMGAIPFGSAWWFIYAGLSCFFVIFAGIMSGLTLGLMSLGLVELEILQRSGSPTEKKQAAVILPVVQKQHQLLVTLLLCNAAAMEALPIYLDKLFNQYVAIILSVTFVLFFGEVIPQAICTRYGLAVGSNFVWLVRILMVVCYPIAYPIGKILDCVLGHNEALFRRAQLKALVNIHSQEEGKGGELTHDETTIISGALDLTEKTAEEAMTPIESTFSLDVNSKLDWEAMGKVLARGHSRVPVYSGNPKNIIGLLLVKSLLTVRPETETPVSAVSIRRIPRVPADMPLYDILNEFQKGSSHMAAVVKPKTKSKAPLPTIDGKKDEGNGDTGTDFQLTTPLLSKQDGKPDSVVVDIPRLPRPHSHRHKETFSSHSDGATNGLPQVSEDIEEGEVIGIITLEDVFEELLQEEIVDETDEYVDVHKRIRVAAAVAASSVARAPSLRRLNVNKGPATGQNAKK